A DNA window from Paenibacillus andongensis contains the following coding sequences:
- a CDS encoding carbohydrate-binding protein codes for MNKWLTGLLALIFILSFPASGFAYSNPQTVPDSWRWDNGNFYGEGDPFILKFNGVYYLYTSTVDDKPGVKVWSSEDLVHWEYRGLCATEPVTKGAYAPEVVYWNGDFYMYTALLRDDPGTTQRGHRVLKSSSPTGPFTAQTGNKVDGIDGDVFIDDDGRWYFYSTGNGNIDVRPMSDPYTFGEKSNTGAVMKGWTEGPTVIKRNGKYYMTYTGNHVWSNAYRVDYASSLNPVTGFEPAASQNPILLDAEGDHVGLGHNSIVRGPDLDSDYIVYHSHANPGRNLNLDRIVWNGDKMLVLGPTTSEQPDPAMPEFSDRFQRNGLGDDWKVVGGGNWGIRDGSTLYQDAMGEPEQSHMLLSQKTTDDNYTAEFNLKQVEQGDSANPLMGAVFSYKNDKNYGVAVLNGKQNRLETMFRVDGKDIDRITTPLPDGYDYTKWHQIRVEKEGSVYCIYVDGMLKQTRSVERLGKGKIGYTTTDTHADFGYVAFSNKVGGNSANTAYKPIPGEIQAVHFNPKGNGKSDSDHISVSEATYGGHYVASFNKGNLQYDVNVSEAGTYNVVIRYAAGADARVKLELDDSTELTESVRLPSTGGVDQWDNLVIRDIQLPQGMQKLKVIAVGGTFDFASMKFSHSVATTPISDDFNDGDDRDWKKFEQGWRVDTGDAPPFDLPKPVPGIIEAPFYNTGGEGVGYHDNTSDNIGGAYRGDSVDIRTNSNFNGLNVGWNQAGEWLKYNIDVKSSGMYRVEVTAATTFKDNQARIWLDDHTDLTGAINIPSTGGWNTWQTTLSPSFILPEGQHTITFETVKGEYDFARLKFVSFDVPKSVPGIVEAVHYNTGGEGVGYHDNTPTNIGGQYRSDTVDIRVNPKGGWNVGWNQTGEWLKYNVGVAKSAVYDVSVRIATALNGGKIRLWLDDTTDLTGVVDIPNTGGFNNWRNVKLGDLTLPEGDHTIKLEIVQGEYDLASLSFNTINEFKTLPGTVHAVDYMNGGEGVAYHDNTPDNIRGLYRTDDIDIRMLPEGYTTGWNQTGEWLKYKVNVTEAGSYKLDLRVATAMDSGQVRFWLDDTTDLTGIIHVPNTGNFQEWMTVTKEGVALPAGNHTIKVEIVTGEFDFYSFRFHNDPIVPKQGSYKSQLKGYPKSVIGDSRWSDYSVETDIKLSSNTQGEGNAGIIFRVNNPADGSELGQNRNDFLQGYIAYLAADGVHLGKFNYSFQHLTAAALTGTVGNWQHMKVVASGTRIRVYVGDMEKPLIDYTDRSETAFTHGNIGVRSFNNESFIDNFKVMPNPAE; via the coding sequence ATGAATAAATGGTTGACGGGACTTCTTGCTCTTATTTTCATCTTGTCTTTTCCGGCCTCAGGATTCGCTTACAGCAATCCGCAAACCGTACCCGACTCATGGCGTTGGGATAATGGGAATTTTTATGGGGAAGGCGACCCGTTCATTTTGAAATTTAACGGAGTCTATTATCTATACACCAGTACGGTGGATGATAAGCCAGGTGTGAAGGTGTGGTCATCGGAAGATCTGGTGCATTGGGAATATCGCGGACTGTGCGCTACGGAACCGGTTACGAAAGGAGCCTATGCCCCAGAAGTTGTTTACTGGAACGGTGATTTTTACATGTATACGGCTCTGCTTCGGGATGATCCCGGCACCACACAGCGCGGTCATCGCGTTCTGAAGAGCTCTAGTCCAACAGGTCCTTTCACGGCCCAAACAGGCAACAAGGTAGATGGTATTGATGGAGACGTATTCATTGACGATGACGGACGATGGTACTTCTACAGCACGGGTAACGGCAATATCGACGTACGTCCGATGTCCGATCCGTATACGTTTGGTGAGAAATCGAATACCGGAGCCGTAATGAAGGGTTGGACCGAAGGTCCGACGGTCATCAAACGCAATGGTAAATACTATATGACGTATACCGGAAATCACGTATGGAGCAATGCCTACAGGGTGGATTATGCGAGCAGCTTAAACCCGGTTACAGGCTTTGAGCCGGCCGCATCCCAGAACCCTATTCTTCTCGACGCGGAAGGAGATCATGTAGGTCTTGGGCATAACTCCATCGTTCGAGGTCCCGATTTGGATTCCGATTATATCGTATACCATAGTCATGCGAACCCTGGGCGAAATCTGAACCTGGACCGGATCGTTTGGAATGGTGACAAAATGCTCGTTCTGGGTCCTACAACATCCGAACAACCCGACCCGGCAATGCCTGAGTTCAGTGACAGGTTCCAAAGGAATGGATTGGGCGATGATTGGAAGGTTGTAGGCGGAGGCAATTGGGGAATCCGGGACGGCAGCACATTGTATCAAGATGCTATGGGGGAACCGGAACAATCTCATATGCTTTTATCCCAGAAAACAACGGATGATAACTACACAGCAGAGTTCAACTTGAAGCAAGTAGAGCAGGGGGACAGCGCGAATCCGCTGATGGGTGCAGTATTCTCCTACAAAAATGATAAAAATTACGGTGTTGCCGTACTTAACGGCAAACAAAATCGTTTGGAGACTATGTTCCGCGTAGATGGGAAGGATATAGACCGAATAACGACCCCACTTCCAGATGGCTATGATTATACGAAATGGCATCAGATTCGTGTGGAGAAGGAAGGCTCCGTCTATTGCATCTATGTTGACGGCATGCTGAAGCAAACCCGATCTGTCGAACGTCTTGGCAAGGGCAAGATCGGTTACACGACAACGGATACGCATGCAGACTTCGGATATGTCGCGTTTAGCAACAAAGTGGGTGGTAACAGCGCTAATACCGCTTACAAGCCGATTCCCGGTGAGATCCAGGCCGTCCATTTCAATCCGAAAGGCAATGGCAAGTCCGATTCCGATCATATCAGTGTCTCCGAAGCTACATATGGAGGTCATTATGTTGCATCTTTCAATAAGGGCAATTTGCAATATGATGTAAATGTATCTGAAGCGGGAACTTATAATGTTGTGATCAGATATGCCGCCGGAGCCGATGCGCGAGTGAAGCTTGAACTCGATGACTCGACTGAATTGACGGAGTCGGTACGACTCCCTTCGACTGGCGGCGTGGATCAGTGGGACAATCTTGTGATCCGGGATATTCAGCTTCCGCAAGGAATGCAAAAGCTCAAAGTGATAGCCGTCGGGGGAACGTTCGATTTTGCATCTATGAAGTTCAGCCATTCTGTTGCAACGACACCCATTTCCGATGATTTCAATGACGGCGACGATCGTGACTGGAAGAAATTCGAACAGGGCTGGCGGGTAGATACCGGGGATGCACCTCCGTTTGATCTTCCCAAGCCGGTCCCGGGCATCATAGAAGCGCCTTTCTACAATACGGGCGGTGAAGGGGTAGGCTACCATGACAACACTTCCGATAACATCGGAGGTGCCTATCGAGGCGATTCCGTCGATATCCGAACGAACAGCAATTTCAATGGGCTAAATGTCGGATGGAACCAAGCCGGCGAATGGCTCAAATACAACATTGATGTGAAAAGCTCCGGAATGTACAGGGTCGAAGTAACCGCAGCAACCACGTTCAAAGATAATCAAGCTCGTATATGGCTGGACGATCATACGGACCTGACCGGTGCGATCAATATACCGAGTACCGGGGGCTGGAACACTTGGCAGACAACGCTTTCACCAAGCTTCATTCTGCCGGAAGGGCAGCATACGATAACCTTCGAAACGGTTAAAGGCGAGTATGATTTCGCGAGGCTGAAATTCGTATCCTTCGACGTTCCCAAATCTGTTCCCGGTATTGTTGAAGCCGTTCATTATAACACGGGTGGTGAGGGTGTTGGCTACCACGACAATACGCCTACGAATATCGGCGGTCAATATCGCAGCGACACGGTTGACATTCGCGTCAATCCGAAAGGCGGCTGGAACGTCGGTTGGAACCAGACGGGCGAGTGGTTGAAGTATAACGTTGGTGTTGCCAAGTCCGCTGTTTATGACGTTAGTGTCCGGATCGCAACGGCGCTTAACGGCGGGAAAATCCGTTTATGGCTGGATGATACGACCGATTTGACCGGTGTCGTGGATATCCCCAATACCGGAGGATTTAATAACTGGAGAAATGTCAAGCTAGGAGACTTAACGCTGCCGGAAGGCGACCATACAATCAAGCTTGAAATCGTTCAGGGCGAGTATGATCTGGCAAGCCTCTCGTTCAATACGATAAATGAATTCAAGACACTTCCAGGAACCGTTCATGCCGTGGATTACATGAATGGAGGAGAAGGGGTCGCATACCATGATAACACGCCGGATAACATTCGTGGTCTATACCGTACCGATGACATCGATATCCGGATGCTGCCGGAAGGGTACACGACGGGTTGGAACCAGACCGGCGAATGGTTGAAATATAAGGTGAATGTCACCGAAGCCGGTTCATACAAGCTGGATTTGAGAGTGGCTACGGCCATGGATAGCGGCCAAGTTAGATTTTGGCTGGATGATACGACCGACCTTACAGGAATCATCCATGTTCCGAATACCGGCAATTTCCAAGAGTGGATGACAGTAACGAAAGAAGGGGTTGCCCTTCCCGCAGGCAATCACACCATCAAGGTGGAAATTGTAACTGGTGAATTTGACTTTTACAGCTTCCGTTTCCACAATGACCCGATCGTTCCCAAACAAGGCTCATATAAATCCCAACTGAAAGGGTATCCGAAATCGGTCATTGGCGACAGCAGATGGTCGGACTATAGCGTGGAGACGGATATCAAATTAAGCTCAAATACTCAAGGAGAAGGTAACGCTGGAATTATTTTCCGAGTAAACAATCCTGCTGATGGATCGGAATTGGGACAGAACAGAAACGATTTCCTTCAGGGTTACATCGCATACCTGGCCGCAGACGGTGTGCATCTGGGCAAATTTAATTATAGCTTCCAGCACTTGACCGCAGCGGCGCTAACCGGCACGGTTGGGAATTGGCAGCATATGAAGGTAGTTGCGAGTGGCACGAGGATAAGAGTTTATGTAGGGGACATGGAAAAACCCCTTATTGATTACACAGATCGGAGCGAGACGGCTTTCACACATGGCAACATAGGGGTTAGAAGTTTCAACAATGAAAGCTTTATCGATAACTTCAAAGTGATGCCGAATCCCGCGGAATAA
- a CDS encoding alpha-L-arabinofuranosidase C-terminal domain-containing protein, with protein sequence MQARAKIQVNTNQVGKDRINPYLFGHFVEDIRDHMDAMLAYPLADMDFESNDVTYRGLSGSWRPYTNGKSTMYTLEPAAAHHSGHSQRIRIYSDDEAYAGISQPIAVKQDLQGFKLALYARASIEIKFVAAEIVDVTSGEVLGRARIDIDSHNWKHYEVLLKVQRDCELAEFRLYVPSDHERWLDHVSTGMLWIDHISLLPSDSSGNVRKEVMDMTRELNAGMMRLAGNYISAYHWQQAIGPVYERPCVINEAWGGWTNKYFGTDEFIAFCRELKVESLICVNDGSGTPEEAAEWVEYCNGDVTTPMGKLRAENGHAEPYGVKYWEIGNEVWGAWQVGHCSAEQFAERYMRFAQSMKAVDPGITLLACGDDKMDWNKTLLERAAEHIDYLTLHLYHGCNRFGMNNHTPSEERYKAMVSYPEWTRETVRQLRELFGLSDRYAHLKLAVTEYNTMYYPNTIRKGLPNEHTLEAAAANAANLNEFIRNSDLIEIGSFSDLVNGWLGGCIRVGDFYADQFRGKSSGRSENSLSVYGTPTYYVMKIYANRDLGYVVQSHTECGSFKVNSLVSATPQLDNLPNLDVVACMNVRGDKLTVFMVNRSLEDTMTEVQLDGFAESGTAHLLELTADDYACINSAQNPDNVVCEAHELPFLKSQVTCQLKASSVYVLEITRCVREF encoded by the coding sequence ATGCAAGCAAGAGCTAAGATCCAGGTAAATACGAATCAAGTCGGTAAAGACAGAATTAATCCTTATCTATTCGGACATTTCGTGGAAGATATCCGTGATCATATGGATGCCATGTTGGCTTATCCTCTTGCGGATATGGATTTTGAAAGTAATGACGTGACGTATAGAGGGCTTTCTGGAAGTTGGCGCCCTTACACGAATGGGAAAAGCACCATGTATACCCTTGAGCCTGCTGCTGCGCATCATTCCGGTCACAGTCAGCGGATTCGAATCTATAGCGACGACGAGGCATATGCAGGTATAAGCCAACCGATTGCAGTGAAACAAGATCTGCAAGGCTTTAAGTTGGCGCTGTATGCAAGAGCTTCCATTGAAATCAAGTTTGTTGCAGCGGAGATTGTGGATGTAACGAGTGGTGAGGTGCTGGGACGAGCGCGAATCGATATCGATAGTCATAATTGGAAGCATTATGAAGTACTTCTGAAGGTACAAAGGGATTGTGAGCTGGCTGAGTTCAGGTTATATGTACCTTCGGATCATGAACGCTGGCTGGATCATGTATCCACGGGGATGCTTTGGATCGATCATATTTCGCTGCTCCCTTCTGATAGTAGCGGCAATGTTCGCAAGGAAGTTATGGATATGACCAGAGAATTAAACGCCGGCATGATGCGGCTTGCTGGGAATTATATCAGTGCCTATCATTGGCAGCAGGCGATCGGTCCTGTATATGAGCGCCCTTGTGTCATTAATGAAGCATGGGGGGGCTGGACGAATAAGTATTTCGGTACGGATGAGTTTATTGCGTTTTGCCGGGAGTTGAAAGTCGAGTCTCTCATCTGTGTAAACGATGGTTCAGGCACACCGGAAGAAGCGGCCGAGTGGGTGGAATATTGCAATGGCGATGTGACTACGCCGATGGGAAAATTGCGAGCCGAGAATGGGCATGCCGAGCCGTATGGTGTGAAATATTGGGAGATCGGCAATGAGGTATGGGGGGCATGGCAGGTCGGCCATTGCAGCGCTGAGCAATTCGCAGAACGCTACATGCGATTTGCCCAATCCATGAAGGCTGTCGATCCCGGAATTACGTTGTTGGCATGCGGGGATGACAAAATGGATTGGAACAAGACATTACTGGAACGGGCAGCTGAGCACATCGATTATTTAACCTTGCATTTGTATCACGGATGCAACCGTTTTGGGATGAATAATCATACACCAAGCGAAGAACGTTACAAGGCAATGGTCTCTTATCCGGAATGGACGAGGGAAACTGTACGGCAATTGAGGGAATTGTTCGGATTATCAGACCGGTATGCCCACCTGAAATTGGCGGTAACGGAATACAACACCATGTATTATCCGAATACCATCCGTAAAGGTCTGCCCAATGAACACACCCTTGAAGCAGCAGCTGCGAATGCAGCGAATTTGAATGAATTTATCCGAAATAGCGATTTGATCGAGATCGGCAGCTTTTCCGACTTAGTCAATGGTTGGCTTGGCGGATGCATCCGAGTAGGGGATTTCTATGCGGATCAGTTTCGCGGGAAATCCTCAGGAAGAAGCGAGAATTCCTTATCCGTTTATGGCACTCCAACTTATTATGTTATGAAAATTTATGCAAACCGAGACTTGGGCTATGTTGTTCAGAGTCATACTGAATGCGGCAGCTTTAAGGTCAATAGCCTTGTGTCTGCTACGCCACAGCTTGATAACCTGCCGAATTTGGACGTCGTGGCTTGTATGAATGTTCGTGGAGATAAGTTGACGGTTTTTATGGTGAATCGAAGTCTCGAAGATACCATGACGGAAGTGCAGCTGGACGGATTTGCAGAGTCGGGCACAGCCCATCTGTTGGAATTAACTGCGGACGATTATGCATGCATAAATAGTGCGCAAAATCCGGATAACGTGGTCTGCGAAGCCCATGAGTTGCCCTTTTTGAAAAGTCAAGTGACCTGCCAACTGAAGGCGTCTTCCGTCTACGTATTGGAAATCACTCGCTGTGTTCGTGAATTCTAA
- a CDS encoding FAD-dependent oxidoreductase — translation MANDFKDTSTEGNHSARKNGQKTEKYDVVVCGGGLAGFCAAVASARQGAKTCLVQDRPVFGGNSSSEVRVTPHGAAAFHVYAKETGIISELLIEERARNHEPIFENGWTNSVWDMTMYDMAQRTENLTFYLNTTILDVRMANERKIASVVGYVANAEMELELVGDVFVDCTGDGIVADRAGCEWRMGSEGREEFGEPHAPLKASGDVMGSSLLFKTKDLGYPAPFTAPDWAAKLDNPDFFYKQGRNPNDMRGGYWWIEIGVPWHTIYESEDIRHELTRYVLGIWDWIKNKDSLTKELAANHAIDWIGQVPGKRESRRIMGQYVMTEHDPLNNTIFEDEIAYGGWFLDLHTPGGLLAPTSEHASSEGYDETSEYMVKSYCGPYGIPLRSTIAKDVDNLMMAGRNISVTHAALGTVRVMGTTALVGQAVGTAAAIALRKGLVLADVPSLAIKDVKQTLLREGCFLLNTTNEDELDLARSAQVTASSQAAFYGTEVRADLKASGERGPQDDFLRQRKGQWMAISEGVLNRVSVCLSNWSDTPQIVEAKIIPVGHIWDYHTEASPAIAATELLIMPGKYQWIDWDVHLDETTGLKSGSYVRLDLLANPHIVWHCSDGIVPGQTCAYEMGEGKMRRDWNGPTRSFRLEPPQYAYRPEHVINGVTRPYRFTNLWRSDPREPLSQWLELNWEEHQSIKQIEITFPGSLLWEYRGYAPFYRDPQCPKDYRIEAFVGGAWKQLLEIKGNYQRHCRHSLEQPVHTDKLRIVIEATNGDPSAAIYEIRCYS, via the coding sequence ATGGCTAATGACTTCAAGGATACGAGTACAGAGGGGAATCATTCAGCGAGAAAGAATGGGCAAAAGACGGAGAAGTACGACGTTGTCGTTTGCGGGGGCGGTCTGGCGGGTTTCTGTGCGGCTGTTGCTTCGGCTAGACAAGGGGCGAAAACATGTTTAGTACAGGATCGCCCCGTCTTCGGAGGGAATAGCTCCTCCGAGGTCAGAGTGACGCCGCATGGTGCAGCTGCTTTTCATGTTTACGCCAAGGAAACCGGGATCATCTCTGAGTTATTGATCGAGGAACGCGCACGAAATCATGAGCCGATTTTCGAGAACGGCTGGACGAACAGCGTTTGGGATATGACGATGTATGATATGGCGCAGAGAACTGAGAATTTGACCTTCTATTTGAATACGACCATTCTGGATGTTCGGATGGCCAATGAGCGAAAGATCGCGTCGGTCGTGGGTTACGTAGCTAACGCTGAGATGGAGCTCGAATTAGTGGGTGATGTATTCGTTGATTGCACAGGCGACGGCATCGTTGCTGACCGTGCAGGGTGTGAATGGCGGATGGGCTCAGAGGGACGCGAGGAGTTTGGCGAGCCGCATGCGCCACTAAAAGCCAGCGGAGATGTGATGGGGAGTTCGTTACTCTTTAAAACAAAAGATCTTGGCTACCCAGCTCCGTTCACCGCTCCTGATTGGGCTGCGAAGCTAGATAATCCTGACTTTTTTTATAAACAGGGCCGGAATCCAAACGATATGCGCGGCGGTTATTGGTGGATCGAGATTGGTGTGCCATGGCATACGATTTATGAAAGTGAAGATATTCGCCATGAGCTAACGCGGTATGTCTTAGGTATTTGGGATTGGATCAAGAATAAGGATTCACTCACGAAAGAGCTGGCCGCCAATCACGCGATTGATTGGATAGGTCAGGTGCCAGGCAAACGAGAAAGCCGCAGAATTATGGGGCAGTATGTAATGACCGAGCATGATCCTTTGAACAACACCATATTTGAAGACGAAATTGCTTACGGAGGCTGGTTCCTGGATCTGCACACACCGGGTGGACTGCTTGCGCCCACGAGCGAGCATGCTAGCTCAGAAGGATACGATGAAACGTCCGAGTATATGGTCAAAAGCTACTGTGGCCCTTATGGTATTCCACTCAGGTCAACGATCGCCAAGGATGTCGATAACTTGATGATGGCTGGCCGGAACATTTCGGTGACACATGCAGCACTTGGAACCGTGCGCGTCATGGGGACGACCGCGCTTGTTGGGCAGGCGGTTGGAACGGCTGCTGCCATTGCACTGCGGAAAGGGCTGGTACTTGCCGATGTGCCGAGTCTGGCCATTAAGGATGTAAAGCAAACACTGCTTCGCGAGGGCTGCTTTCTGTTGAATACGACGAACGAGGACGAGCTGGATCTTGCACGCAGCGCGCAAGTGACGGCGAGCAGCCAAGCGGCGTTCTATGGCACCGAAGTGAGGGCGGATCTGAAAGCGTCTGGTGAACGGGGTCCTCAGGATGATTTTCTCCGTCAACGGAAAGGGCAATGGATGGCGATTTCGGAAGGAGTTTTGAACCGAGTTTCGGTTTGTTTGAGCAATTGGAGCGACACCCCTCAAATCGTGGAAGCGAAAATCATCCCTGTCGGTCATATTTGGGATTATCATACTGAAGCGAGTCCAGCCATTGCCGCAACGGAGCTGCTCATTATGCCGGGCAAGTATCAATGGATAGATTGGGATGTCCATCTGGACGAGACCACTGGCCTGAAGTCTGGCAGCTATGTTCGTTTGGACTTGCTTGCGAATCCCCACATCGTTTGGCATTGTTCTGACGGCATCGTGCCAGGGCAAACGTGTGCGTATGAAATGGGTGAAGGGAAGATGCGCCGGGATTGGAATGGGCCGACCCGCAGCTTCCGATTGGAGCCTCCGCAGTATGCCTACCGTCCTGAGCATGTCATTAACGGGGTGACTAGACCCTATCGGTTTACGAACCTGTGGCGGTCAGATCCGCGCGAGCCGCTTTCGCAATGGCTGGAGCTAAACTGGGAAGAGCATCAATCGATCAAACAGATTGAGATTACGTTCCCTGGCAGCCTTCTATGGGAATACCGTGGGTATGCGCCGTTTTATCGCGACCCGCAATGTCCGAAGGATTATCGGATCGAAGCCTTTGTTGGCGGCGCCTGGAAGCAGCTTCTTGAGATAAAGGGGAATTACCAGCGTCATTGCCGCCACTCGCTAGAGCAGCCAGTTCATACCGATAAGTTGCGCATCGTCATAGAAGCAACCAACGGCGACCCGTCGGCTGCGATCTATGAGATTCGTTGTTATTCCTAG
- a CDS encoding helix-turn-helix domain-containing protein, with product MYSVLIIDDEELIGDGVKAKLERAGLSAVGKIHVAYGGLQGLQAAKELKPHIIITDMRMPEVDGIELIRQLTQQLPLTKFIMLSGHDDYSYVREAFKYGVLDYLLKPASSAELAGQVQAAIAAIEADNRQALVLERNQQDEQTLLTARLNVLLNAAAERADRLPQPASLMTTAHDLPDPLESWHMLDSFFVHPSFAVGLFSMGAAAFSTRDLAHADACLNQSIRLTECTTQLQILAFHDTQGKVYAVFNLAETLPLDAFDALLRETVAQLSLDSSDKPVVSVSKIGGLKDLPQLYRQAQLAMSYRILREPDTVLYLNEPPKRQEEWLPARKDIDELRQSVETLQLERIHLWIDRWLPDSLVERISLEQLEAVFDLLMTEIHRHFNGRLIFEENKQAQAFASFHTLHDLRQYLKGYVYTAKQLVSESTSLEGAVIGDAMSYVRQHFYREIQLAEVANRVSMNYSYFSKLFKERIGLTFTAYLTKIRMEEAQKLLKDPALRIHEISEKVGYSNPYHFSRAFKNHCGISPKEFRNTMQ from the coding sequence ATGTATAGTGTATTAATCATTGATGACGAGGAATTGATCGGTGATGGGGTCAAAGCTAAACTGGAGCGTGCCGGTTTATCGGCTGTGGGAAAAATTCATGTTGCCTACGGCGGTCTGCAAGGGCTTCAGGCTGCCAAGGAGCTCAAGCCGCATATTATTATCACCGATATGCGTATGCCGGAAGTGGACGGCATTGAGCTGATTCGTCAGCTCACCCAGCAGCTGCCGCTAACGAAATTTATTATGCTGAGCGGGCATGACGACTATAGCTATGTCCGAGAGGCTTTTAAATACGGTGTGCTTGATTATCTGCTTAAGCCCGCCAGCTCCGCAGAGCTGGCGGGCCAAGTTCAGGCGGCAATCGCTGCAATCGAAGCGGACAATCGTCAAGCCCTCGTGTTGGAACGAAACCAGCAGGATGAGCAAACTTTGCTCACAGCAAGACTGAATGTCCTACTGAACGCTGCCGCTGAGAGAGCGGATCGCCTCCCGCAGCCCGCTTCTCTCATGACTACTGCACATGACCTTCCAGACCCGCTGGAGTCATGGCATATGCTCGATAGTTTCTTTGTCCATCCTTCCTTTGCCGTTGGTTTATTCAGCATGGGTGCAGCGGCCTTCAGCACCAGAGATCTGGCACACGCCGATGCCTGCTTAAATCAGTCAATTCGCCTAACCGAATGCACAACCCAGTTGCAAATACTTGCTTTTCACGATACGCAGGGGAAGGTTTATGCTGTTTTCAACTTGGCTGAAACGCTCCCTTTGGACGCATTTGACGCCCTGCTTCGTGAGACGGTTGCACAGCTGAGCCTGGATAGCTCGGATAAGCCCGTCGTTTCCGTCAGTAAGATCGGAGGATTAAAGGATTTGCCGCAGCTATACAGGCAAGCACAGCTTGCCATGTCTTACCGGATTTTACGGGAGCCTGACACGGTGCTGTATCTGAATGAGCCTCCAAAACGACAGGAAGAGTGGCTTCCCGCCCGCAAAGATATTGATGAGCTCCGGCAATCTGTTGAAACACTTCAATTGGAGCGTATCCATCTTTGGATCGACCGTTGGCTGCCCGATAGTCTGGTTGAGCGAATATCTCTAGAGCAGTTGGAGGCCGTCTTCGATCTCTTAATGACGGAAATTCATCGGCATTTCAATGGCCGCCTCATCTTTGAAGAAAACAAGCAGGCTCAGGCATTCGCCAGCTTCCATACCCTGCATGACCTTCGTCAGTATTTAAAAGGTTATGTCTATACGGCCAAGCAGCTTGTATCCGAAAGCACGAGTTTGGAGGGAGCCGTCATTGGAGATGCGATGTCATACGTTCGGCAGCATTTCTATCGAGAAATTCAACTTGCAGAAGTGGCAAATCGGGTATCCATGAACTACTCTTATTTCAGCAAGCTGTTTAAAGAACGGATTGGGTTGACATTTACTGCTTATCTAACCAAGATACGCATGGAGGAAGCGCAAAAACTCTTGAAGGACCCCGCATTGCGCATCCATGAAATTTCGGAAAAGGTCGGTTACAGCAACCCTTATCATTTTTCGCGGGCTTTTAAAAACCACTGTGGCATTTCTCCCAAGGAGTTTCGCAATACCATGCAATGA